Proteins from one Faecalibacterium sp. I3-3-33 genomic window:
- a CDS encoding LysM peptidoglycan-binding domain-containing M23 family metallopeptidase, whose amino-acid sequence MIEDKTKEQQPAAQPVRQPRRQKLRSLWAQLQCRGVLRRHRLHRKRQHRREKWLHKLLHNPIAPVVGEGLYAVGFSAEYAVVRTGRRLQHGLQRLLQTVKELLKNIASMAFPGAAQLLRDLFGPVVLALRGTWALLRHAHRVRKEKGFGAALRASGHFLTHGIADNIRLVPRMAMYVLPVAALAVMVTVFQTTIRQPYALQVQVDDKTVGYVANEEVFNSALEAVQQRINYSGAEQARFTVEPTYSVAIAHDVMDENDVADAILKNSSDQISEGTALYLDGELTAVCADGTSLQRYISSLLEPYENPDDPNTTVGFNKDVTLENGIYFNESFQEEAEVEQLLSGVQQAEKSYTVQSGDTIWSIAQKNGLTVKELCEMNTGFTANGENGLTQNSKILPGDALTVVREEETLEVRITKVESWEEEIAYTTETTKSKELNSGTKRVTQKGENGVRTVTAQRVYDTNGNQLSQQILSTVVTKEPVTEKVTVGTKKVSSGASYITGSGRFIWPVPGYRYCSRWYGGSHKGVDICAAAGTPIYASAGGTVTKAGYNRAGAGNGYGNSIIINHGNGYTTVYAHCLSLVVHAGQSVKQGQLIGYVGNTGRSSGNHCHFEIRRNGSYIAPQNVFNRSSYRNR is encoded by the coding sequence TTGATTGAAGATAAAACAAAGGAGCAGCAGCCCGCTGCGCAGCCGGTACGGCAGCCCCGCCGTCAGAAGCTGCGCTCGCTGTGGGCACAGCTCCAGTGCCGGGGTGTGCTGCGGCGGCACAGGCTGCACCGCAAGCGTCAGCACCGCCGGGAAAAGTGGCTGCATAAGCTGCTGCACAACCCCATAGCCCCTGTTGTGGGCGAGGGACTGTATGCCGTAGGTTTTTCTGCTGAGTATGCGGTCGTCCGCACTGGGCGCCGCTTACAGCACGGCTTGCAGCGTCTGCTGCAGACGGTCAAAGAACTGCTGAAAAATATCGCATCCATGGCGTTCCCCGGGGCGGCGCAGCTGCTGCGGGATCTGTTTGGCCCGGTGGTGCTTGCCCTGCGGGGTACTTGGGCGCTGCTGCGCCACGCACATCGGGTGCGCAAGGAGAAAGGCTTTGGCGCTGCGCTGCGCGCAAGCGGACACTTCCTTACCCATGGCATCGCCGATAACATCCGCCTTGTGCCCCGCATGGCCATGTATGTGCTGCCGGTGGCAGCGCTGGCTGTTATGGTGACCGTGTTCCAGACCACCATCCGCCAGCCCTACGCCTTGCAGGTGCAGGTGGACGACAAGACCGTGGGCTATGTGGCCAACGAAGAGGTGTTCAACTCTGCGCTGGAAGCTGTGCAGCAGCGTATCAATTATTCCGGTGCAGAACAGGCGCGCTTTACCGTGGAGCCTACTTATTCCGTGGCCATTGCCCATGACGTGATGGACGAAAATGACGTGGCTGACGCCATCCTCAAAAATTCCAGCGACCAGATCAGCGAGGGCACAGCTTTGTATCTGGACGGCGAGCTGACCGCCGTGTGCGCGGACGGCACCAGCCTGCAACGATACATCAGCAGCCTGCTGGAGCCCTACGAGAACCCCGATGACCCCAACACCACCGTGGGCTTCAACAAGGATGTCACGCTGGAAAACGGCATCTACTTCAACGAGAGCTTCCAGGAGGAAGCCGAGGTGGAGCAGTTGCTCTCCGGCGTACAGCAGGCAGAAAAATCCTATACGGTCCAGAGCGGCGATACCATCTGGTCCATTGCCCAGAAAAACGGCCTGACCGTGAAGGAACTGTGCGAAATGAACACCGGCTTTACCGCCAACGGCGAAAACGGTCTGACCCAGAACTCCAAGATCCTGCCCGGCGATGCACTGACTGTGGTGCGGGAGGAGGAGACGCTGGAGGTGCGCATCACAAAGGTGGAAAGCTGGGAGGAAGAGATCGCCTACACCACCGAGACCACCAAGTCCAAAGAGCTGAACTCCGGTACCAAGCGCGTTACCCAGAAGGGTGAAAACGGCGTCCGCACTGTGACGGCACAGCGGGTGTACGATACAAACGGCAACCAGCTTTCCCAGCAGATCCTGAGCACCGTGGTGACCAAGGAGCCTGTGACTGAAAAAGTTACGGTGGGTACCAAAAAGGTGTCCTCCGGTGCATCCTATATCACCGGCAGCGGACGGTTCATCTGGCCGGTGCCCGGCTACCGGTACTGCTCCCGCTGGTACGGCGGCAGCCACAAGGGCGTGGATATCTGTGCCGCCGCCGGTACGCCCATTTACGCTTCGGCAGGCGGTACGGTGACCAAGGCCGGCTACAACCGCGCCGGTGCAGGCAACGGCTACGGCAACTCTATCATCATCAACCACGGCAACGGCTACACCACCGTGTATGCCCACTGCCTGTCGCTGGTGGTGCACGCCGGTCAGTCGGTCAAGCAGGGGCAGCTCATCGGCTATGTGGGCAACACCGGACGCTCCAGCGGCAACCACTGCCACTTCGAGATCCGGCGCAACGGCTCCTACATTGCACCGCAGAACGTGTTCAACCGCAGCAGCTATCGCAACCGATAA
- the cdd gene encoding cytidine deaminase has protein sequence MTKLTMEEKQQLIRMALAAREKAYAPYSDFMVGAALRAADGRIFTGCNVENAAFTPTSCAERTALFKAVAEGVTAFTDIAVVGSRRGEVNRQITSPCGVCRQALFEFGGPELNVIMAKTPEDFIERSMDELLPFGFGPSNVAGNSAVEGK, from the coding sequence ATGACAAAATTGACCATGGAAGAAAAGCAGCAGCTGATCCGCATGGCACTGGCCGCGCGGGAAAAGGCCTATGCGCCTTACAGTGATTTTATGGTGGGCGCTGCACTGCGCGCTGCGGATGGTCGCATCTTTACCGGCTGCAACGTGGAGAACGCTGCCTTTACTCCCACCAGCTGCGCCGAGCGCACCGCTTTGTTCAAGGCGGTGGCAGAGGGCGTGACCGCATTTACCGACATCGCCGTGGTGGGCAGCCGCCGGGGCGAGGTGAACCGACAGATCACCTCGCCCTGCGGGGTGTGCCGTCAGGCACTGTTCGAGTTCGGCGGGCCGGAGCTGAACGTCATTATGGCAAAGACCCCGGAGGATTTCATTGAGCGCAGCATGGACGAGCTGCTGCCCTTCGGCTTTGGCCCCTCCAACGTGGCGGGCAACAGCGCTGTGGAAGGAAAGTAA
- a CDS encoding NAD(+) synthase: MKDGFLKAAAFSPALRVADCTYNAQQVLEQLQAAAQRGVKLAVFPEFCLTGYTCGDLFLQRTLQQGALDALEWLLAQTRTLDTVTLVGLPLLVHGKLYNCAAVLCRGQLLGIVPKTYLPNYGEFYEKRQFTPGSTEVQTVTVCGQQVPFGTSLLFRCRQMPSFVLGVELCEDLWSALPPSTFHALAGATVIANLSASDETVGKAEYRRALVANQSARLLCGYLYASAGHGESTTDMVFAGHDLIAEDGSILAETAPFAGDHAETELDCQRMEAERARNTSFEHSAEGYVTVEFDLAPEETVLTRRIDPAPFVPGDPQRRAARCELILKMQADGLAKRLEHAHAKTAVIGISGGLDSCLALLVAVRAMKQLHRPAADVLAVTMPCFGTTKRTRSNAEILCGELGVSFQEIRIANTVRSHFADIGQDETVLDVTFENGQARVRTLELMDLANRTGGLVVGTGDLSELALGWATYNGDHMSMYGVNAGVPKTLVRYLVQYEAEAAATAALHDVLLDILATPVSPELLPAKDGEIAQITEDLVGPYELHDFYLYYVLRCGFGPAKIYRLAKAAFAGRAEYTDAVLYKWLRNFYWRFFAQQFKRSCLPDGPKVGSVTLSPRGDWRMPSDACATLWLAELEQLKPGE, encoded by the coding sequence ATGAAAGATGGTTTTTTGAAGGCAGCTGCCTTTTCGCCCGCGTTGCGGGTGGCAGACTGCACCTATAACGCACAGCAGGTGCTGGAGCAGCTGCAAGCTGCCGCGCAGCGCGGGGTAAAGCTGGCGGTATTCCCGGAGTTTTGCCTTACCGGCTACACCTGCGGCGATTTGTTTTTGCAGCGCACTTTGCAGCAGGGCGCACTGGATGCGCTGGAATGGCTGCTTGCGCAGACCCGCACGCTGGACACCGTGACGCTGGTGGGCTTGCCGCTTTTGGTGCACGGCAAGCTGTACAACTGCGCCGCCGTGCTGTGCCGGGGGCAGCTGCTGGGCATCGTGCCCAAGACCTACCTGCCCAACTACGGCGAGTTTTACGAAAAGCGGCAGTTCACCCCCGGCAGCACCGAGGTGCAGACGGTGACCGTCTGCGGGCAGCAGGTGCCCTTTGGCACATCGCTGCTGTTCCGCTGCCGTCAGATGCCCAGCTTTGTGCTGGGCGTGGAGCTGTGCGAGGATTTGTGGAGTGCGCTGCCGCCCTCCACCTTCCACGCGCTGGCGGGCGCAACCGTCATAGCAAACCTTTCTGCCAGCGATGAGACCGTGGGCAAGGCGGAGTACCGCCGCGCACTGGTGGCAAACCAGTCTGCCCGGCTGCTGTGCGGCTACCTGTACGCCTCGGCAGGGCACGGCGAAAGCACCACCGATATGGTGTTTGCCGGGCACGACCTGATTGCCGAGGACGGCAGCATTCTGGCAGAGACCGCGCCCTTTGCGGGTGACCACGCCGAGACCGAGCTGGACTGCCAGCGCATGGAAGCCGAGCGTGCCCGCAATACCAGCTTTGAGCACAGCGCCGAGGGCTACGTCACGGTGGAATTTGACCTTGCACCGGAAGAAACGGTGCTCACCCGCCGCATAGACCCCGCCCCCTTTGTGCCCGGCGACCCGCAGCGCCGCGCCGCCCGGTGCGAGCTGATTTTGAAGATGCAGGCCGATGGCCTTGCCAAGCGGCTGGAACACGCCCACGCAAAAACAGCAGTCATTGGTATTTCCGGCGGCTTGGACAGCTGCCTTGCCCTGCTGGTGGCAGTGCGCGCCATGAAGCAGCTGCACCGCCCCGCCGCCGATGTGCTGGCAGTGACCATGCCCTGCTTTGGCACCACCAAGCGCACCCGCAGCAACGCCGAGATTTTGTGCGGGGAGTTGGGCGTGAGCTTTCAGGAAATCCGCATTGCCAACACCGTGCGCAGCCACTTTGCGGACATCGGGCAGGACGAGACCGTGCTGGACGTCACCTTTGAAAACGGGCAGGCGCGTGTGCGCACGCTGGAGCTGATGGACCTTGCCAACCGCACCGGCGGCCTTGTGGTGGGCACGGGCGACCTTTCGGAGCTGGCGCTGGGCTGGGCGACCTACAACGGCGACCACATGAGCATGTACGGCGTAAACGCCGGTGTGCCCAAAACGCTGGTGCGCTATCTGGTGCAGTACGAAGCCGAAGCCGCCGCCACCGCCGCCTTGCACGATGTGCTGCTGGATATTCTGGCTACCCCGGTCTCGCCGGAGCTGCTGCCCGCCAAGGACGGCGAAATTGCACAGATCACCGAGGATTTAGTGGGCCCCTACGAGCTACACGATTTTTACCTGTATTATGTGCTGCGCTGCGGCTTTGGCCCGGCTAAAATTTATCGGCTGGCAAAGGCTGCTTTTGCGGGCAGGGCAGAGTACACGGATGCCGTGCTGTACAAGTGGCTGCGCAACTTCTACTGGCGCTTTTTTGCCCAGCAGTTCAAGCGCAGCTGCCTGCCGGACGGCCCCAAGGTGGGCAGCGTGACCCTTTCGCCCCGGGGCGACTGGCGCATGCCCAGCGATGCCTGTGCCACCCTCTGGCTGGCAGAGCTGGAGCAGCTCAAGCCCGGGGAGTAA
- a CDS encoding RluA family pseudouridine synthase, which produces MQLYFAVPDTAATHDGVLVRSFLRQCAVSTDLARAVKFRGGGFFADGVPILANRRIFPGQVLSFTLPPERDGVTPQPEISVKVVYEDAFAVVLEKPPQLAVHPTLNYPGGTLANGYAAWAAEHGHSPVFRPVNRIDKDTSGLVLAAKNAYATPLLAGGVEKLYYAVAQGTLPLGEGVIDAPIGRRGDSIIGRCVTPEGKPSRTEYTIIKEENGLSLAACVPVTGRTHQIRVHFASIGHPLAGDDLYGGSRERIGRQALHCAKQSFAVPVYTPLPDGIRVEMPLQLRTVTVESPLPPDMEALFS; this is translated from the coding sequence ATGCAGCTGTATTTTGCCGTGCCGGATACGGCTGCTACCCACGATGGGGTACTGGTGCGCAGCTTTCTGCGCCAGTGTGCCGTCTCTACGGATCTTGCCCGGGCGGTCAAGTTCCGGGGCGGCGGCTTTTTTGCGGACGGCGTGCCTATTCTGGCAAACCGGCGCATCTTCCCCGGGCAGGTGCTTTCCTTTACCCTGCCGCCGGAGAGGGACGGCGTGACCCCGCAGCCGGAAATTTCGGTCAAGGTGGTCTACGAGGACGCCTTTGCCGTGGTGCTGGAAAAGCCACCGCAGCTGGCGGTGCACCCCACCCTGAACTACCCCGGTGGCACGCTGGCCAACGGCTACGCCGCGTGGGCGGCAGAACACGGCCACAGCCCGGTGTTCCGTCCGGTGAACCGCATTGATAAGGACACCAGCGGCCTTGTGCTGGCGGCGAAAAACGCCTACGCCACGCCGCTATTGGCGGGCGGGGTGGAAAAGCTGTACTATGCCGTTGCGCAGGGTACACTGCCGCTGGGGGAAGGGGTCATCGATGCCCCCATCGGCCGCCGGGGCGACAGCATCATCGGGCGCTGTGTTACCCCCGAGGGCAAGCCCAGCCGCACTGAGTATACTATTATAAAGGAAGAAAACGGCCTTAGCCTTGCGGCCTGTGTGCCGGTGACCGGCCGCACCCACCAGATCCGGGTGCATTTTGCGTCCATCGGACATCCGCTTGCGGGGGACGACCTTTACGGCGGCAGCCGGGAGCGCATTGGCCGACAGGCGCTGCACTGCGCGAAGCAAAGCTTTGCCGTACCGGTATACACCCCGCTGCCGGACGGCATCCGGGTGGAAATGCCCTTGCAGCTGCGCACCGTCACGGTGGAAAGCCCGCTGCCGCCGGATATGGAAGCGCTTTTTTCGTGA
- the deoD gene encoding purine-nucleoside phosphorylase, producing the protein MSTPHISAEMGDFAKTVLMPGDPLRAKFIADTFLQDVRQVTGVRGMLGFTGTYEGRPISVMGSGMGMPSIGIYSYELFSFYGVENIIRIGSAGSYTEKAKLFDTVLATGAVSESNYARVQSGFTGNVTLPSAALNEKLRASAAKQGIHLIEGNIHSSDVFYRQPSDAKPTYWEKLRDEDGCLCVEMESFALFANAQVLGKNAACLLTISDSFVAPGITTAEERQKSFTDMMKVALGAEY; encoded by the coding sequence ATGTCTACCCCTCACATCAGCGCAGAAATGGGCGATTTCGCCAAGACAGTCCTTATGCCGGGTGACCCCCTGCGTGCCAAGTTCATTGCCGACACCTTTTTGCAGGATGTCCGGCAGGTGACCGGTGTGCGCGGGATGCTGGGCTTTACCGGCACCTACGAAGGCCGCCCCATCAGCGTGATGGGCAGCGGTATGGGTATGCCCTCCATCGGCATCTATTCCTACGAGCTGTTCAGCTTCTACGGCGTGGAAAACATCATTCGCATCGGCTCTGCCGGCAGCTATACCGAAAAGGCTAAGCTGTTCGACACCGTGCTGGCCACCGGCGCTGTGAGCGAGAGCAACTACGCCCGGGTGCAGAGCGGCTTTACCGGCAACGTCACCCTGCCCAGCGCAGCTTTGAACGAAAAGCTGCGTGCCTCCGCTGCAAAACAGGGCATCCACCTGATCGAGGGCAACATCCATTCCTCGGATGTGTTCTACCGCCAGCCCTCGGACGCAAAGCCCACCTACTGGGAAAAGCTGCGGGACGAGGACGGCTGCCTGTGCGTGGAGATGGAAAGCTTTGCCCTGTTTGCCAACGCGCAGGTGCTGGGCAAGAATGCCGCCTGCCTGCTGACCATCTCGGACAGCTTTGTGGCTCCCGGCATCACCACCGCCGAGGAGCGCCAGAAGAGCTTTACCGACATGATGAAGGTTGCTCTGGGCGCAGAGTACTGA
- a CDS encoding NusG domain II-containing protein, producing MKNKKLLTNILFAVVVLVIAAVLLAVRSHNATGGKLTAQLIYGDNNAVLDIPLEKDETYSVDTGYYTVHIEVKDGRARFIESPCPDHICEGFGWLSAEDQTATCLPARAVLTIVPVG from the coding sequence ATGAAGAACAAAAAGCTTTTGACCAATATCCTGTTTGCAGTGGTGGTGCTGGTCATCGCAGCGGTGCTGCTGGCCGTGCGCAGCCACAACGCCACCGGCGGAAAACTGACTGCCCAGCTGATCTACGGCGACAACAACGCCGTGCTGGACATTCCGCTGGAAAAGGACGAGACTTACAGTGTGGACACCGGTTATTATACGGTGCATATAGAGGTAAAGGACGGCAGAGCGCGGTTTATTGAATCGCCCTGCCCGGATCACATCTGCGAGGGCTTTGGCTGGCTGTCGGCGGAGGATCAGACCGCCACCTGCCTGCCTGCCCGCGCCGTGCTGACCATCGTTCCGGTGGGCTAA
- a CDS encoding ABC transporter ATP-binding protein produces the protein MLHITKEFPGIKANDDITLQLRKGEVHALLGENGAGKSTLMSVLFGLYQPEQGKILKNGKEVAIRNPNDANALGIGMVHQHFKLVECFSVLDNIILGVEPNKMGFLQKAEARKKVMALSEKYGLRVDPDALISDISVGMQQRVEILKMLYRDNEILIFDEPTAVLTPQEIDELMEIMRGFKKEGKSILFITHKLNEIMAVADRCTVLRKGKYMGTVDIKGTTKEELSRRMVGRDVQLQVEKQPAHPGETVLDVENVTIHNDQRKKDVVKDVSFKVHAGEIVCLAGIEGNGQTEFIYGLTGLSKLNGGKITLDGKDITHESIRQRSKDGMGHIPEDRHKHGLVLDFSLENNIVLQRYWQPEFQKGGFIRADKVREYSDRLIEQYDVRSGQGSVTTVRSMSGGNQQKAIIAREIDRDPKLLVAVQPTRGLDVGAIEYIHRQIVAERDKGKAVLLVSLELDEVMNLSDRILVMYEGEIVGEFDPKTTTVQELGLYMAGARKQGKEEQ, from the coding sequence ATGCTCCACATTACCAAGGAATTCCCCGGTATCAAGGCAAACGATGATATCACCCTGCAACTGCGCAAGGGCGAGGTACACGCCCTTCTGGGCGAGAACGGTGCGGGCAAAAGTACGCTGATGAGCGTGCTGTTCGGCCTGTATCAGCCGGAACAGGGCAAGATCCTGAAAAACGGCAAGGAGGTCGCCATCCGCAACCCCAACGATGCCAACGCACTGGGCATCGGCATGGTGCACCAGCACTTCAAGCTGGTGGAATGCTTCAGTGTGCTGGACAACATCATTCTGGGTGTGGAGCCCAACAAGATGGGCTTTTTGCAGAAGGCCGAGGCACGCAAAAAGGTGATGGCGCTGAGCGAAAAGTACGGTCTGCGGGTAGACCCGGACGCATTGATCAGCGATATCTCGGTGGGTATGCAGCAGCGCGTAGAGATTTTAAAGATGCTGTACCGCGACAACGAGATCCTGATCTTTGACGAACCTACCGCTGTGCTGACCCCGCAGGAGATCGATGAGCTGATGGAAATCATGCGCGGGTTCAAGAAGGAGGGCAAGTCCATCCTGTTCATCACCCATAAACTCAACGAGATCATGGCTGTGGCCGACCGCTGCACCGTGCTGCGCAAGGGCAAATATATGGGCACGGTGGATATCAAGGGCACTACCAAGGAAGAGCTTTCCCGCCGCATGGTGGGCCGTGACGTGCAGCTGCAGGTGGAAAAGCAGCCTGCGCATCCCGGCGAGACTGTGCTGGACGTAGAGAACGTTACCATCCACAACGACCAGCGCAAGAAGGACGTGGTGAAGGACGTATCCTTCAAGGTGCACGCAGGCGAGATCGTCTGTCTGGCGGGCATCGAGGGCAACGGCCAGACCGAGTTCATCTACGGACTGACCGGCCTGAGCAAGCTGAACGGCGGCAAGATTACGCTGGACGGCAAGGATATCACCCACGAGAGCATCCGCCAGCGCTCCAAGGACGGCATGGGGCACATCCCGGAGGACCGTCACAAGCACGGTCTGGTGCTGGATTTCAGTCTGGAAAACAATATCGTATTACAGCGCTACTGGCAGCCGGAGTTCCAGAAGGGCGGCTTTATCCGTGCCGACAAGGTGCGCGAGTACTCTGACCGGCTGATCGAGCAGTACGACGTGCGCAGCGGTCAGGGCAGTGTGACCACCGTGCGCAGTATGTCCGGCGGCAACCAGCAGAAGGCCATCATTGCCCGCGAGATCGACCGCGACCCCAAGCTGCTGGTGGCAGTGCAGCCCACCCGTGGTCTGGACGTGGGTGCCATTGAGTACATCCACCGCCAGATCGTGGCCGAGCGCGACAAGGGCAAGGCCGTGCTGCTGGTCAGCCTTGAGCTGGACGAGGTGATGAACCTTTCTGACCGCATCCTTGTAATGTACGAGGGCGAGATCGTGGGCGAGTTTGACCCCAAGACCACCACCGTGCAGGAGCTGGGTCTGTATATGGCAGGCGCCCGCAAGCAGGGAAAGGAGGAGCAGTAA
- a CDS encoding LCP family protein, whose translation MLDENEHSRKEDGRSLHRLLHKAEQQDATVEVDSAAFFSELPPEQSAPPPRRPQQNTPRSTAGGANGAYLPPKRGKILLVVQAILSVLALVQLWRTQMLPVLYLVVLAALLWLLWLLVKRCQEYKTAGTVSRVFSVVLCAAMALGCVWAQQGLTALGDMTTGFLSNAEAKKITKEPFVVYLSGVDTRGDLTEKARSDVNIIAAVNPVTKQVVLINTPRDYYVDLAGTNSKDKLTHAGLYGVQTSMDTLGNLYGVDVQHYIRINFAGFINIVDALGGVDVYSDQAFTSVGSPGYYDPTTFAEGWNHLDGKAALAFARERHAFKTGDVQRGINQMKVIDAMLNKIKSPALLMGFSKIMDSAADCFVTSLSQNQISALVRMQLSDFAEWNIESYTVTGSSGSSTKCYSAKGQKLYVMKPDENSVAKAKEMIAAVLGGEGTVSSTTQTPEKTDVYTPTADPDAAVSVPETPADSVIVDEPAESVPEQPAEQPAEQPTETPAEQPAATETPQPETTPTEGGSTETPAVSLPTQEQVEQAAGSLYSAASTVLDAILGAGGN comes from the coding sequence ATGTTGGACGAAAACGAGCATTCCCGCAAGGAGGACGGCCGTTCCTTGCACCGTCTTTTGCACAAGGCTGAGCAGCAGGACGCCACTGTGGAGGTGGACAGCGCCGCGTTTTTCTCGGAGCTGCCGCCGGAGCAATCCGCTCCGCCGCCCCGCCGCCCGCAGCAAAACACCCCCCGCAGCACTGCTGGCGGGGCAAATGGGGCGTACCTGCCCCCGAAACGAGGGAAGATCTTGCTGGTCGTACAGGCAATTTTAAGCGTTCTGGCGCTGGTGCAGCTCTGGCGCACCCAAATGCTGCCGGTGCTGTATCTGGTGGTGCTGGCGGCGCTGCTGTGGCTGCTGTGGCTGCTGGTCAAGCGCTGTCAGGAGTACAAAACTGCAGGCACCGTGTCCCGGGTATTCTCGGTGGTGCTGTGCGCTGCCATGGCACTGGGCTGCGTGTGGGCGCAGCAGGGTCTGACGGCGCTGGGCGATATGACCACCGGCTTTTTGAGCAACGCCGAGGCGAAAAAAATCACCAAAGAGCCTTTTGTGGTGTACCTGAGCGGCGTGGATACCCGCGGTGATCTGACGGAAAAAGCGCGCAGTGATGTGAATATCATTGCCGCAGTGAACCCCGTTACCAAGCAGGTGGTGCTGATCAACACCCCGCGCGATTACTATGTGGACCTTGCCGGAACAAACAGCAAGGATAAGCTGACCCACGCCGGGCTTTACGGCGTGCAGACCAGCATGGACACCCTTGGCAACCTGTACGGGGTGGACGTGCAGCACTACATCCGCATCAATTTTGCAGGGTTTATCAACATCGTTGATGCGCTGGGCGGTGTGGATGTGTACTCCGATCAGGCGTTCACCTCGGTGGGCAGCCCCGGCTACTACGACCCCACCACCTTTGCCGAGGGCTGGAACCATCTGGACGGCAAAGCTGCGCTGGCCTTTGCCCGCGAGCGCCACGCCTTTAAGACCGGCGATGTGCAGCGCGGCATCAACCAGATGAAGGTGATCGATGCCATGCTGAACAAGATCAAGTCCCCGGCGCTGCTGATGGGATTTTCCAAGATCATGGATTCTGCAGCCGATTGCTTCGTCACCAGCCTTTCTCAGAACCAGATCAGCGCGCTGGTGCGGATGCAGCTGAGCGATTTTGCGGAGTGGAATATTGAAAGCTATACCGTTACCGGCTCCTCCGGCAGCAGCACCAAGTGCTACTCTGCCAAGGGGCAGAAGCTCTACGTCATGAAGCCGGACGAAAACTCTGTGGCAAAGGCCAAAGAGATGATCGCGGCGGTGCTGGGCGGCGAAGGTACGGTAAGCTCCACCACCCAGACCCCGGAAAAGACGGACGTGTACACCCCCACCGCCGACCCGGATGCCGCTGTCTCAGTGCCCGAAACGCCTGCCGACAGCGTGATCGTGGATGAACCTGCGGAAAGCGTGCCGGAGCAGCCCGCCGAACAACCGGCAGAGCAGCCCACAGAAACGCCCGCCGAGCAGCCCGCTGCTACCGAGACGCCCCAGCCGGAGACCACTCCCACCGAGGGCGGCAGCACCGAGACGCCCGCCGTCAGCCTGCCCACGCAGGAGCAGGTAGAACAGGCCGCCGGCTCGCTGTACAGCGCTGCCTCCACCGTGCTGGACGCTATCCTTGGCGCAGGCGGGAACTGA
- a CDS encoding BMP family lipoprotein, which yields MKISRRNFLAVAGAAAAAAALTACGGSSASSTSTASSAAASSAAASGAADGAEKIAKVALTCDTGTIDDESFNQACWAAVSGYMGDNCQYYIPESDASDEDRETMIRQAVNDGADVIVCVGYLYGASLAWAAEQYPDVKLIAIDVTQGDIGTDSIPANCYCITFKEEQAGYLAGYAVVKDGYTKLGFLGGMAVPAVIRYGYGYVQGADAAAKELGTNIDINYFYGGQFYGDANITSRMEGWYANGTQIVFACGGGIYTSAVEAALKNNGYVVGVDVDQNYIGVNGVEKDGYAYNPFVTSAMKGLSESVSTALGDIEAGEWSNIAATNGNFGLEDGDYVGLPTADDSWNFKTFTKDEYETLKTKIASGELVVDNSSDDATKPTVSEFTKVNYIQ from the coding sequence ATGAAGATTTCTCGTCGTAACTTTCTGGCTGTGGCCGGTGCTGCTGCCGCTGCCGCTGCTCTGACCGCCTGCGGCGGTTCTTCCGCTTCTTCTACCAGCACTGCTTCTTCCGCAGCTGCCAGCTCTGCCGCAGCTTCCGGCGCAGCAGACGGCGCTGAGAAGATCGCCAAGGTCGCTCTGACCTGCGATACCGGCACGATCGATGATGAGAGCTTCAACCAGGCTTGCTGGGCTGCTGTTTCCGGCTACATGGGCGACAACTGCCAGTACTACATCCCCGAGTCCGATGCTTCCGATGAGGACCGTGAGACCATGATCCGTCAGGCTGTCAACGATGGCGCTGACGTTATCGTCTGCGTGGGCTACCTGTACGGTGCCTCTCTGGCATGGGCTGCTGAGCAGTACCCTGACGTCAAGCTCATCGCTATCGATGTGACTCAGGGCGATATCGGCACCGACAGCATCCCCGCCAACTGCTACTGCATCACCTTCAAGGAGGAGCAGGCAGGTTATCTGGCAGGCTACGCCGTTGTTAAGGACGGCTACACCAAGCTGGGCTTCCTGGGCGGCATGGCTGTGCCCGCCGTTATCCGTTACGGCTACGGCTATGTGCAGGGCGCTGACGCTGCTGCAAAGGAGCTGGGCACCAACATTGACATCAACTACTTCTACGGCGGCCAGTTCTACGGCGATGCCAACATCACCTCCCGTATGGAGGGCTGGTACGCCAACGGCACCCAGATCGTCTTTGCCTGCGGCGGCGGCATCTACACCTCCGCTGTCGAGGCTGCTCTGAAGAACAACGGCTACGTTGTGGGTGTTGACGTTGACCAGAACTACATCGGTGTCAACGGCGTTGAGAAGGACGGCTACGCATACAACCCCTTCGTCACCTCCGCTATGAAGGGTCTGTCTGAGTCTGTCAGCACTGCTTTGGGCGACATCGAGGCCGGCGAGTGGAGCAACATCGCTGCTACCAACGGCAACTTCGGTCTGGAGGACGGCGACTATGTCGGTCTGCCCACTGCCGATGACAGCTGGAACTTCAAGACCTTCACCAAGGACGAGTACGAGACTCTTAAGACCAAGATCGCTTCCGGCGAGCTTGTTGTGGATAACAGCTCCGACGACGCTACCAAGCCCACCGTCAGCGAGTTCACCAAGGTCAACTACATCCAGTAA